From a single Loigolactobacillus coryniformis subsp. coryniformis KCTC 3167 = DSM 20001 genomic region:
- the istA gene encoding IS21 family transposase, which translates to MRHDIREGVKRYVDNDIEPNYAALSRQYDVDYRTVKKAYQEVKDGDAKPQKPKKQRPSLLDPYRGVIKAKLELNCSAMAIFKFIQKKGFQGQYTIVKTYCATIRKERTHKETIRVEHTAGLSAQVDWKEEMTLYNKENKPYHFNIFLYVLPYSKLKYLTLIFERSQDTLFNCLDDAFWHTGGVPTEIWFDNMKQVVDHSKSNFGHPVFNERFRQFSQDAGYKPIACRAFRPQTKGSVEALARTVERLRPYNYEFCDGVELINLVDDLCDELNHEISQATNEIPQDKWLAEEKEYLHQLPDDLLKPFFEEDITRVVSKESMVIFRKCKYSVDPQYIGRTVNIELSDDERHIQIYYNGELIRAHDITTHQFNYNENDQVNILSSDLLKGRSETDIKAYIAAHLSTYDEV; encoded by the coding sequence GTGAGACACGATATTAGAGAAGGAGTGAAACGTTACGTGGATAATGATATCGAACCAAATTATGCCGCTTTAAGCCGACAATATGACGTTGACTACCGTACTGTTAAGAAAGCCTATCAAGAAGTTAAGGACGGTGACGCTAAGCCACAGAAACCGAAAAAGCAACGACCCAGCCTACTTGATCCTTATCGTGGTGTGATCAAGGCCAAACTTGAACTGAACTGTTCGGCCATGGCCATTTTCAAGTTCATTCAGAAGAAAGGTTTTCAGGGTCAATATACGATCGTTAAAACTTACTGTGCGACGATCCGTAAGGAACGGACACATAAGGAGACAATCCGAGTTGAACATACTGCTGGTCTTTCAGCTCAAGTTGATTGGAAAGAGGAGATGACGCTTTATAACAAGGAAAACAAGCCCTATCATTTTAATATTTTTTTATATGTCTTGCCTTATTCAAAATTAAAATACTTAACTTTGATTTTCGAACGCAGCCAAGATACTTTGTTTAATTGCCTTGATGACGCTTTTTGGCACACCGGCGGCGTGCCAACTGAGATCTGGTTCGATAACATGAAACAAGTCGTTGACCATTCAAAATCCAACTTTGGTCACCCAGTTTTCAATGAACGTTTTCGCCAGTTTAGCCAAGATGCCGGCTATAAGCCCATTGCTTGTCGCGCCTTTAGGCCCCAAACCAAAGGTTCAGTTGAAGCATTAGCGCGGACAGTTGAGCGTTTACGCCCCTATAATTACGAGTTCTGTGATGGAGTTGAGTTGATCAACTTGGTTGATGATCTCTGTGATGAACTTAATCATGAAATCTCGCAGGCAACCAACGAGATCCCGCAAGATAAATGGTTGGCCGAAGAAAAAGAGTACCTACATCAGCTGCCAGATGACCTGCTTAAGCCCTTCTTCGAAGAAGACATTACCCGTGTCGTGTCGAAGGAATCAATGGTTATCTTCCGCAAATGTAAATACTCCGTGGATCCACAATATATCGGACGGACAGTCAATATCGAACTATCTGATGATGAACGTCACATCCAAATTTATTATAACGGAGAATTGATTCGCGCGCACGATATTACGACCCATCAATTTAATTATAACGAGAACGATCAAGTCAATATTCTGAGTTCTGATCTGCTTAAAGGACGTAGTGAGACAGATATCAAGGCCTACATTGCGGCGCATCTGAGCACCTATGACGAGGTGTGA
- a CDS encoding ribonuclease H family protein, with translation MATKKYYAIAKGRQTGVFNTTWAEAKQLVEGFPGARYKGFTDKAAAQAWLKGGATAAKAAQKKPTAAAANTPLPANVLQVYTDGGSRNTGNVQGGHVKSGDKAAWAYLIEYQGQQVSDSAGEFGATNNKMEITALVEALRKIKATWGTDLPVVVIADSRYVLNAITKNWLAGWQRRGWQRSGGQPLANKELWQQLAQLLREFRQIDYRWTKGHATNAGNVFVDAALNRTMDQLTPTQLHPVAATMTAKPAPKATAAPKTVQPDAAHQRASAESMKAIREQLHQMGYLQNHKSGE, from the coding sequence ATGGCAACTAAAAAATATTACGCGATCGCTAAGGGACGGCAAACCGGCGTTTTTAATACCACGTGGGCAGAAGCCAAGCAATTAGTTGAAGGCTTCCCGGGCGCACGCTATAAAGGCTTTACTGATAAGGCAGCCGCACAGGCTTGGCTAAAGGGTGGCGCAACTGCCGCTAAAGCAGCACAAAAAAAGCCAACCGCAGCGGCGGCCAATACACCGTTGCCAGCAAATGTACTTCAGGTCTACACAGACGGCGGTTCACGGAACACCGGTAATGTTCAAGGTGGTCACGTTAAAAGCGGCGACAAGGCCGCCTGGGCTTACCTGATCGAATACCAAGGCCAACAAGTCAGCGACTCTGCCGGTGAATTTGGCGCAACTAACAATAAAATGGAGATCACTGCATTAGTCGAAGCGTTGCGGAAAATCAAAGCTACGTGGGGAACTGATTTACCAGTGGTGGTGATCGCGGATTCGCGCTACGTGCTTAACGCGATCACGAAAAATTGGTTAGCCGGTTGGCAGCGGCGTGGTTGGCAACGTAGCGGCGGGCAACCACTGGCTAACAAAGAACTATGGCAGCAGTTGGCGCAACTTTTACGTGAGTTTAGACAGATCGATTATCGTTGGACGAAAGGTCATGCGACGAATGCCGGCAATGTATTCGTTGATGCCGCGCTTAATCGAACGATGGATCAATTGACACCGACGCAACTGCATCCAGTGGCAGCGACCATGACAGCCAAGCCGGCACCTAAAGCAACGGCGGCACCTAAAACGGTTCAACCAGACGCCGCACACCAACGGGCATCAGCTGAATCAATGAAAGCCATTCGGGAACAATTACACCAAATGGGTTATTTGCAGAACCATAAAAGTGGTGAATAA
- a CDS encoding LCP family protein yields MQRSGRKKRHWVRWTILALVAIILISGGIFVYHIYHVTETSFNKMYATNGQTPSTAIKKGRPFSVLILGVDTGADGRIDKGNSDTLMVATVNPQTHKTILHSIPRDTLAEMVGDNKRNMQKLNAAYNLGGSKMAKASISKLVGIPIDYYLTMNMGGLETMVNAVGGVTVTSDLTFTFNNITIKKGTHHLNGKETLTYARMRYDDPKGDYGRQLRQQAVIRAVTKKLISTNGLSRYQKLMKALEPNVRTDVPFKYIVTGGLKYWQNATNISSKQLQGSDAWINGSSYQIATTAALTKTSNALRRELQLPAKQIDNEETRLNALNPTFDGKNSQLYNTFGLDTVYYTENTY; encoded by the coding sequence ATGCAACGAAGTGGACGGAAGAAGCGCCATTGGGTGCGTTGGACCATTCTAGCGCTGGTGGCGATCATTTTAATTAGTGGTGGTATTTTTGTTTACCATATCTATCATGTGACCGAGACTAGTTTTAATAAAATGTATGCCACTAATGGGCAAACACCGTCCACAGCGATCAAAAAAGGCCGCCCGTTTTCGGTGCTGATCCTAGGTGTTGATACTGGCGCGGACGGACGGATCGATAAAGGTAATTCCGATACGCTGATGGTGGCGACCGTTAATCCGCAGACCCACAAGACGATTTTGCACAGTATTCCGCGGGACACACTGGCTGAAATGGTTGGCGACAACAAGCGCAATATGCAGAAATTAAATGCCGCCTATAATTTAGGTGGTTCGAAAATGGCTAAGGCGTCGATCAGTAAGCTGGTCGGCATTCCGATCGATTATTATTTGACTATGAATATGGGCGGCCTGGAAACAATGGTCAATGCGGTCGGCGGTGTCACCGTTACCAGCGATCTAACCTTTACCTTCAATAATATTACGATCAAAAAGGGCACCCATCATTTAAACGGTAAAGAGACGCTGACTTACGCGCGGATGCGTTACGATGACCCCAAAGGTGATTATGGTCGCCAATTGCGGCAACAAGCTGTGATCCGTGCCGTCACGAAGAAACTGATCTCTACCAATGGCTTGTCGCGTTACCAAAAGTTGATGAAAGCCTTGGAGCCTAATGTGCGTACCGACGTTCCCTTTAAGTATATTGTGACCGGTGGGCTAAAGTATTGGCAAAACGCGACCAATATTTCTTCCAAACAATTACAAGGTAGCGATGCGTGGATCAACGGTAGTTCATATCAGATCGCAACGACGGCGGCATTGACTAAAACATCGAATGCATTGCGGCGCGAATTACAACTGCCAGCTAAGCAGATCGACAATGAAGAAACCCGCTTAAACGCGCTGAACCCAACTTTCGATGGTAAAAATAGTCAGCTATATAACACATTCGGGTTAGACACGGTTTATTACACTGAAAATACGTATTAA
- the tpx gene encoding thiol peroxidase, with the protein MNVTMHGDPLTTVGEAPEVGAQLPDFKLHNNAGQTLTTADFKGQTTLISVIPNINTSVCSVQTKHFNADADKVPNIRFVTISTNTTAEQADWCAAEGVTKMEMLSDIDEEFGRAMGVFVPEAGINTRSIFIVDADGKIRYRELIHEQTNEPDYSAALDFLATL; encoded by the coding sequence ATGAACGTAACAATGCACGGTGATCCTTTAACAACTGTTGGTGAAGCACCAGAAGTCGGCGCACAATTACCTGATTTTAAATTACACAATAACGCGGGCCAAACGTTGACGACCGCTGATTTTAAAGGTCAGACGACTTTGATCAGTGTGATCCCTAACATTAATACCAGTGTCTGCAGTGTCCAAACCAAACACTTCAATGCTGATGCGGATAAGGTTCCAAATATTCGCTTCGTGACTATTTCTACGAACACAACCGCTGAGCAAGCCGATTGGTGTGCTGCTGAAGGCGTCACTAAAATGGAAATGCTCTCAGATATTGATGAAGAATTTGGCCGCGCAATGGGCGTTTTTGTTCCCGAAGCAGGCATCAATACGCGTTCAATCTTCATCGTTGATGCTGACGGTAAGATCCGCTACCGTGAACTGATCCATGAACAAACTAATGAACCTGACTACAGTGCTGCACTCGATTTCTTAGCAACATTGTAA
- a CDS encoding TetR/AcrR family transcriptional regulator encodes MRKRDEKKYTQIIDSVTELILEVGLSGVTIAKIATKANLYPSTIYIYFADKEDLLRQVFRYQRHNLQQYLGEKIGLVSTPQQQVQIYMRALYQFAQDQPRQLATLQQFLDSPLLDQLAIPPVEQNLIFPELQAVIEQGQAAGIFRPIPATLAILLINGDVLQYAHAVRKQLVDPVVQPLEQLLELTAAWLNKAK; translated from the coding sequence ATGCGAAAAAGAGACGAAAAAAAATACACCCAAATCATTGATAGTGTCACCGAATTAATTTTGGAAGTCGGACTAAGTGGCGTTACCATCGCCAAAATTGCGACCAAAGCTAACTTATATCCATCAACTATTTATATTTATTTCGCCGATAAAGAAGATCTGCTCCGGCAGGTTTTTCGGTATCAACGCCACAATTTACAACAATATTTAGGCGAAAAGATCGGCTTAGTGTCAACGCCACAGCAACAAGTGCAAATCTACATGCGTGCGCTTTACCAATTTGCCCAAGATCAACCACGTCAACTAGCCACCTTGCAGCAATTTCTTGATTCACCATTACTTGATCAGTTGGCGATTCCACCGGTGGAACAAAATCTAATTTTTCCCGAACTACAGGCCGTGATCGAACAAGGCCAGGCAGCTGGTATTTTCCGCCCAATACCAGCCACACTAGCAATTTTATTGATCAATGGCGATGTGTTACAATACGCGCATGCGGTGCGCAAGCAACTGGTTGATCCCGTGGTTCAGCCCTTGGAGCAACTGCTGGAACTGACTGCAGCTTGGTTAAATAAAGCTAAATAG
- a CDS encoding IS30 family transposase, whose product MQEQNTTVRKKGQHLTSFERGRIATLHSQGYSNRAIARALNVCHQTINNELCRGEIDQVKKVNGQRQYYAVYSPETAQAKYEANRAHCHRPLKLVGVADFIDYFTTHLRQDGWSPDAAVGRAQLEGLYQPEEMVSTKTLYHYIDAQLLEVRNLDLLEKTRHRAKHHHSIKHKRLAGRSIDERPKSIDQRQEFGHFELDTVVGKRNGQESVILTLIERQSRCQILRLIDGRDADSVNYELAKICQEYGSIMKSVTADNGAEFSEVGAVLTGVADLYYAHPYRSSERGTNEAHNRMIRRDVPKGLSMDILGPHDIQAVESKLNNLPRRQTGYQTPKELFSAASAG is encoded by the coding sequence ATGCAAGAACAGAATACCACAGTCAGAAAAAAAGGTCAGCACCTAACTTCGTTTGAACGAGGCAGAATTGCTACGCTGCACAGCCAAGGCTATTCCAATCGTGCAATTGCCAGAGCGCTTAATGTTTGTCATCAAACAATCAATAATGAATTGTGCCGCGGCGAGATCGACCAAGTAAAAAAAGTGAATGGTCAACGCCAATATTACGCTGTATACTCACCAGAAACAGCACAAGCTAAGTACGAAGCTAATCGAGCCCACTGTCATCGACCTTTGAAACTCGTCGGTGTCGCTGATTTTATCGACTATTTTACGACTCATTTGCGTCAAGATGGTTGGTCGCCTGATGCAGCAGTAGGACGGGCCCAACTTGAAGGCTTATATCAACCTGAGGAGATGGTCTCGACCAAGACGCTATACCACTATATTGATGCCCAGTTACTTGAAGTCCGTAATCTTGATCTACTCGAAAAAACGCGCCACCGTGCTAAACATCATCACTCGATCAAGCACAAGCGTCTGGCCGGACGGAGTATTGATGAACGGCCTAAAAGTATCGACCAGCGCCAAGAGTTCGGCCATTTCGAATTGGACACCGTGGTGGGCAAGCGCAACGGTCAAGAGAGTGTGATCTTAACGCTGATCGAGCGTCAATCCCGCTGCCAAATTCTACGTTTGATCGATGGTCGTGATGCCGATTCAGTCAACTATGAGCTGGCCAAGATCTGTCAAGAATACGGATCAATCATGAAGTCAGTTACTGCCGATAATGGCGCTGAGTTCTCGGAAGTTGGCGCTGTACTTACCGGTGTCGCTGACCTTTATTATGCCCATCCATATCGTTCCTCTGAGCGTGGGACTAACGAAGCGCATAATCGAATGATCCGCCGCGATGTACCCAAGGGTCTATCCATGGATATTTTGGGTCCTCATGATATCCAAGCAGTTGAGTCAAAGCTAAACAATTTACCGCGCCGGCAAACTGGCTATCAAACACCCAAAGAGCTTTTCTCCGCTGCTTCCGCCGGTTAA